The DNA region CTGAACCACTCAGCTTCTTCTCAACAGCAACCACACAGTGCAAGTAACTATAGGTTTGATGCAACACATATTTGTCAAGTGGCCCAAACTCTTCAAACCTGCACTGATCTTGAAACCCATCTTCTTCCCACTGTTGAACATGAGGAGGTTGAATTCACAAAAATAGAGGAGGTTGAATTCACAAAAAAAGAGGCATTATGTGCATTCAATGAAAATGACAGAGAACAATTACTCTCTCGTCAGAGGCTTCTTAACCATTATGATAAGGTTCTTGTAGTTAACAATATCTCCATGGCAGATGAAGTTGTGAACATGCTTACAAATGATTACAAGGACCATGTGTTTGCATGTGATACAGAGGCATGTCCATTCCCGAGTTCTACTAAATCTTGCTTTATCTGtttcaatcaaaatttttagtttaattttcttcatttatctGTTTGTTGTTATCAGGTGGCAAATATTGATGTAAAGCAGGAAACGCCTGTTAATCATGGAGAAGTAACGTGTTTTAGTATCTATTGTGAACCAAAAGTTGATTTTGGTGGGGGGAAGACATGTATTTGGGTTGACATTCTTGATGGTGGTGGAAAAGAACTTTTAGATATTTTTGCTCCGTTTTTTGAAGATCAGTCTATAAAAAAGGTAAAATTAGTGTCATTTTAAGCATAGAAGGAGAAATGTGAATTTAATAAGGTGGTCTATGTTTGTTTCTGTGTAGGTATGGCACAACTATAGCTTTGATAAGCATATCATAGAAAACTACGGAATCAAAGTTAATGGTTTTCATGCCGACACTATGCATATGGCTCGGTTGTGGGATTCTTCTAGACAAACAGAGGGTGGGTATTCTCTAGAAGCACTTTCACGTGAAATAAAGCTTTTTGGGGTAAGAGACAATCAAAATAGTAAAGTGTCAATGAAAACACTGTTTGGAagaaaaaagatgaagaaagatGGATCAGAGGGAAAGATTGTTGTAATTCCGCCAGTTGAGGATCTCCAAAGAGAAGATAGGAAAGCATGGATCTGTTATTCGGCGTTAGATTCAATAAGCACACTTGAACTCTATTATATTCTAAGAAGAGAACTTTCATGTAAGGAATGGAAAGTCAATGGAGTTAGAGAAGGAACTATGCTAGATTTCTATGAGAAATATTGGCGCCCGTTTGGTCAACTTCTCGTGGAATTGGAGACTGAAGGGATGTTGGTTGATCGAGCCTATCTTGCTAAGATAGAGGCTATAGCTATAAAAGAGCAGCAGATTGCGGCTGATATGTTCCGAAATTGGGCCTCTAAATATTGTCCTGATGCAAAATACATGAATGTGGGAAGTGATTCACAACTGCGCCAGCTGTTCTTTGGCGATGCGCAGAACAGGCAAGTAaagtgtaattttattttagttaatggaTTCTTTGTATTTGTGCATGattgtgaatattttttttactgcAGCAAGAATCAAAATGAGTATGGGGAAAAAGAGAAGGATTTTAAAGTTCCTAATGTGGATAAAGTGATTGAAGAAGGAAAAAAAGTTCCAAAAAAGTTCCGCACTATAAAGCTCCAAAGAATTGCTGAGAAGGAGATTAAAACCGAGATGTATACAGCAAGTGGTTGGCCATCTGTCAGTGGAGATGCTTTAATGGGGCTTGCCGGGAAGATATCTTCAGAATTTGATTTTTCAGAATTTGACGATGAAGCTGATAATTCATCCTCTAAAACAGACGAGGATATATCTTCCTATGGTACTGCTTACAATGCATTTGGAGGTGGGGTAGAAGGGAAGAAGGCTTGTCATGCCATTGCTGCTTTATGCAAAGTTTGCTCCATTGATTCTTTGATTTCCAATTTCATCCTCCCCTTGCAGGTAAAATTACATTTTGCTGTCATGTACACATTCTCTATTAGTCACAATATTCTTAAGGATGGGTCTTTGTACAATAGGGAAGTCACATATCGGGCAAGAATGGTCGAGTTCATTGTTCCCTGAATATCAATACAGAAACTGGTCGTCTGTCAGCCAGGCGACCAAATTTGCAGGTAGATATTGGTTGAAGCCGTGctgaaataaatgtatatatatttttttctttgtccAACGTAAAATTGTTTCGTTATACATCAGAATCAACCAGCTTTGGAGAAGGATAGATATAAGATTAGACAGGCTTTTATTGCTGCTCCAGGAAACTCTCTTATTGTTGCTGACTATGGACAAGTAAGTGGAAACTATtcaagtatataaaataaacttcatttctttctttttctgaTAATTAATTTGTGTGTAGCTGGAGCTTCGGATTCTTGCCCATCTAGCTGACTGTAAGAGTATGCTTGAAGCTTTTAAAGCTGGCGGTGATTTCCATTCAAGGACTGCAATGAATATGTATTCCCATATTAGCGAAGCAGTTGAAAAAGAGCAAGTACTTCTTGAATGGCACCCTCAACCAGGCGAAGATAAACCTCCAGTTCCTCTATTGAAGGTAAACCATCTGGAGTTTTTCTCTGATTCAAGTTAAAGTGACAATCATAAACGCTACCTTTTCGCCAAAAActctaacaatatatattaagttcTTTCTAGTTGGAACAATTGGCTAGTTTATGGactgtttgttttttattttcttttactatAAGACTTAGTAAActgttatttttgttaatattgcATTTGCAATTTCTAATTTgctttatatttttctctattaGGATGCTTTTGGTTCGGAAAGAAGAAAGGCAAAGATGCTCAACTTTTCCATTGCATACGGAAAAACTCCAATGGGTCTTGCCCGTGATTGGAAGGTATTCTTCTTTATGAGTTTGTTAACTACAAAATTCTGCAGTAATTTTCAGCGTCCAGtagaatatatattgatatatttctTCACCTACTACTCCTAGGTTTCTGTTAAGGAAGCAAAAGAGACAGTTCAGCGGTGGT from Impatiens glandulifera chromosome 5, dImpGla2.1, whole genome shotgun sequence includes:
- the LOC124940294 gene encoding DNA polymerase I A, chloroplastic/mitochondrial-like isoform X2; protein product: MTMGVSPQIGPFKPCRSTLFFATSRSCATSSIFHRPLSANSEPSLHRLGDHAISIGRWKQSNNAPGTTGTNYRLDILDTKSSSVARMVLTGKETSTGQRRFPGGCTSYSPQEIWVEKTVALRKEKQNSDYWRNIKQHDKETITKPRNLNHSASSQQQPHSASNYRFDATHICQVAQTLQTCTDLETHLLPTVEHEEVEFTKIEEVEFTKKEALCAFNENDREQLLSRQRLLNHYDKVLVVNNISMADEVVNMLTNDYKDHVFACDTEVANIDVKQETPVNHGEVTCFSIYCEPKVDFGGGKTCIWVDILDGGGKELLDIFAPFFEDQSIKKVWHNYSFDKHIIENYGIKVNGFHADTMHMARLWDSSRQTEGGYSLEALSREIKLFGVRDNQNSKVSMKTLFGRKKMKKDGSEGKIVVIPPVEDLQREDRKAWICYSALDSISTLELYYILRRELSCKEWKVNGVREGTMLDFYEKYWRPFGQLLVELETEGMLVDRAYLAKIEAIAIKEQQIAADMFRNWASKYCPDAKYMNVGSDSQLRQLFFGDAQNSKNQNEYGEKEKDFKVPNVDKVIEEGKKVPKKFRTIKLQRIAEKEIKTEMYTASGWPSVSGDALMGLAGKISSEFDFSEFDDEADNSSSKTDEDISSYGTAYNAFGGGVEGKKACHAIAALCKVCSIDSLISNFILPLQGSHISGKNGRVHCSLNINTETGRLSARRPNLQNQPALEKDRYKIRQAFIAAPGNSLIVADYGQLELRILAHLADCKSMLEAFKAGGDFHSRTAMNMYSHISEAVEKEQVLLEWHPQPGEDKPPVPLLKDAFGSERRKAKMLNFSIAYGKTPMGLARDWKVSVKEAKETVQRWYRDRKEVLKWQEKRKAEALEHGCVHTLLGRARRFPSMVNASYSHKGHIERAAINTPVQGSAADVAMCAMLKISTNERLKELGWKLLLQVHDEVILEGPTESSEEAKAIVVDCMAHPFNGGFSLKVDLSVDAKCAQSWYAAK
- the LOC124940294 gene encoding DNA polymerase I A, chloroplastic/mitochondrial-like isoform X1, which codes for MTMGVSPQIGPFKPCRSTLFFATSRSCATSSIFHRPLSANSEPSLHRLGDHAISIGRWKQSNNAPGTTGTNYRLDILDTKSSSVARMVLTGKETSTGQRRFPGGCTSYSPQEIWVEKTVALRKEKQNSDYWRNIKQHDKETITKPRNLNHSASSQQQPHSASNYRFDATHICQVAQTLQTCTDLETHLLPTVEHEEVEFTKIEEVEFTKKEALCAFNENDREQLLSRQRLLNHYDKVLVVNNISMADEVVNMLTNDYKDHVFACDTEVANIDVKQETPVNHGEVTCFSIYCEPKVDFGGGKTCIWVDILDGGGKELLDIFAPFFEDQSIKKVWHNYSFDKHIIENYGIKVNGFHADTMHMARLWDSSRQTEGGYSLEALSREIKLFGVRDNQNSKVSMKTLFGRKKMKKDGSEGKIVVIPPVEDLQREDRKAWICYSALDSISTLELYYILRRELSCKEWKVNGVREGTMLDFYEKYWRPFGQLLVELETEGMLVDRAYLAKIEAIAIKEQQIAADMFRNWASKYCPDAKYMNVGSDSQLRQLFFGDAQNRQVKCNFILVNGFFVFVHDCEYFFYCSKNQNEYGEKEKDFKVPNVDKVIEEGKKVPKKFRTIKLQRIAEKEIKTEMYTASGWPSVSGDALMGLAGKISSEFDFSEFDDEADNSSSKTDEDISSYGTAYNAFGGGVEGKKACHAIAALCKVCSIDSLISNFILPLQGSHISGKNGRVHCSLNINTETGRLSARRPNLQNQPALEKDRYKIRQAFIAAPGNSLIVADYGQLELRILAHLADCKSMLEAFKAGGDFHSRTAMNMYSHISEAVEKEQVLLEWHPQPGEDKPPVPLLKDAFGSERRKAKMLNFSIAYGKTPMGLARDWKVSVKEAKETVQRWYRDRKEVLKWQEKRKAEALEHGCVHTLLGRARRFPSMVNASYSHKGHIERAAINTPVQGSAADVAMCAMLKISTNERLKELGWKLLLQVHDEVILEGPTESSEEAKAIVVDCMAHPFNGGFSLKVDLSVDAKCAQSWYAAK